One genomic window of Providencia hangzhouensis includes the following:
- a CDS encoding PTS sugar transporter subunit IIA, with protein MIEQLTTSNLHLGCQARNKAEVLKMVGTEFKNKGYVDRDCVHFLTEREQQISTFLGNGITLPHLPKSANDIILHTGVEIFQFPDGVIWDRTNVMFIAIGVIAKSREHIDVLREIALIFSDEFIANALSLTSSKEEFLSILHR; from the coding sequence ATGATAGAACAACTAACCACAAGTAATTTGCATTTAGGTTGTCAGGCAAGAAATAAAGCTGAAGTACTCAAAATGGTTGGTACGGAATTTAAAAATAAAGGTTATGTTGATAGGGATTGTGTACATTTCTTAACGGAAAGGGAGCAACAGATATCAACATTCTTGGGGAATGGCATCACGTTGCCACATCTACCTAAGTCCGCCAATGATATTATCTTGCATACCGGTGTTGAAATTTTTCAATTTCCTGACGGTGTTATTTGGGACAGAACCAATGTGATGTTTATTGCCATAGGCGTGATTGCAAAATCAAGGGAACATATTGATGTGCTTAGGGAAATTGCGTTGATTTTTAGTGACGAATTTATTGCCAATGCATTGTCTCTGACCTCAAGTAAAGAAGAGTTTTTAAGTATTCTTCATCGTTAA
- a CDS encoding sugar porter family MFS transporter, translating to MSLIMNLNQQQRKRLHQITLVATFGGLLFGYDTGVINGAFSSLKENMGLTPTTEGLVMSVLLVGAALGSVCGGRVADFVGRRTYLLYLSFLFLFGAFLSAAAPNIEVLLIARFILGFAVGGASVTAPTFISEVAPTEMRGKLTGLNEVAIVIGQLAAFAINAIIGSIWGHLPDVWRYMLLVQAVPALCLLFGMWKAPESPRWLMSKNRREEALKILKQIRPEKRAIQEYEDIVTLLDVEAAEAKRHPNANKQNLALIFNTPWIFKLVLIGMVWAALQQTTGVNVIMYYGTEILKTAGFSEQTSLVFNVLNGVFSVGGMVIGVLFLVDRFKRKTLIVGGFALMASLHLLIAATDYFLTGDVKATLIWLLGAVFVGVMQGTMGFLTWVVLAELFPLKIRGLSMGISVFFMWIMNAIVSYLFPVLQAELGLGPVFLIFAVINYLAIVFVVKLLPETSNKSLEQLEEELSSM from the coding sequence ATGTCATTAATCATGAATCTCAATCAACAACAGAGAAAAAGGTTGCACCAAATAACCTTGGTTGCAACCTTTGGTGGATTACTATTTGGTTATGATACTGGTGTCATTAACGGTGCATTTTCATCACTGAAAGAAAACATGGGCTTAACGCCAACCACAGAAGGGCTGGTAATGAGTGTCCTATTAGTGGGCGCAGCACTAGGCAGTGTTTGTGGTGGACGTGTAGCAGACTTTGTCGGGCGCCGTACTTATTTGCTTTACCTCTCATTTCTGTTTTTATTTGGGGCATTTTTATCTGCGGCAGCCCCAAATATTGAAGTTCTTCTTATTGCTCGGTTTATATTGGGCTTTGCGGTGGGTGGAGCCTCTGTGACGGCACCGACATTTATTTCTGAAGTGGCTCCGACTGAAATGCGGGGGAAGCTCACTGGGTTAAATGAAGTTGCTATTGTTATCGGGCAGCTAGCAGCATTTGCTATTAATGCGATTATCGGTTCAATTTGGGGCCATCTTCCTGATGTTTGGCGTTATATGCTGTTAGTACAAGCCGTGCCCGCGTTGTGCTTGCTATTTGGTATGTGGAAAGCGCCTGAAAGCCCACGTTGGTTAATGAGTAAAAACCGTCGTGAAGAAGCCTTGAAAATACTGAAGCAAATTCGTCCTGAAAAACGTGCAATTCAAGAATATGAAGATATCGTGACGTTATTAGATGTTGAAGCTGCGGAAGCTAAACGTCATCCGAATGCCAATAAACAAAATTTAGCGTTAATTTTTAATACACCTTGGATTTTTAAATTGGTTTTAATTGGGATGGTGTGGGCGGCATTACAGCAAACAACTGGGGTTAACGTTATTATGTATTATGGCACAGAAATTCTCAAAACAGCGGGTTTTTCTGAGCAAACATCTTTAGTTTTCAACGTATTAAATGGTGTTTTTTCTGTTGGTGGTATGGTGATAGGGGTGTTATTCCTTGTTGACCGATTTAAACGTAAGACACTGATTGTTGGTGGTTTTGCGCTAATGGCATCGTTACACTTATTAATTGCAGCTACAGACTACTTTTTAACCGGGGATGTTAAAGCAACATTAATTTGGTTACTTGGCGCAGTGTTTGTTGGGGTTATGCAAGGAACGATGGGCTTTTTAACGTGGGTGGTACTTGCTGAGCTATTCCCACTTAAAATTCGTGGGTTATCCATGGGGATCTCGGTCTTCTTTATGTGGATTATGAATGCGATTGTGAGTTATTTATTCCCTGTATTACAAGCAGAACTTGGTTTAGGTCCGGTATTCTTAATTTTTGCGGTAATAAACTACTTAGCTATCGTTTTTGTCGTGAAGTTATTGCCAGAAACATCAAACAAATCATTAGAGCAATTAGAAGAAGAGCTCTCATCAATGTAA
- a CDS encoding CoA-acylating methylmalonate-semialdehyde dehydrogenase, which yields MEQIHNFIGGEIVSSKSGRFAPVFNPATGEQIAQVVLSSADETKKAIEIANKAFPKWSKLSPLKRSRILFKFKALLEENMDELARLISREHGKVFSDAVGELTRGLEVVEFACGIPHLQKGEHSANVATGVDSHSLMQPLGVCAGITPFNFPAMVPMWMFPVAIATGNTFVLKPSEKDPSLALGLAKLLKEAGLPDGVFNVVQGDKESVDVLLTAPEVQAVSFVGSTPIAEYIYTTASAHGKRCQALGGAKNHCILMPDADMGQAANAIMGAAFGAAGERCMALSVVLAVGDETADALIANLKGQIAKMSVGPGITQGKENDMGPVISAQHKAKICDYITSGEKQGATLLVDGRDFKVKGFENGYFVGPTLFDNVTPEMDIYKEEIFGPVLAVVRVPDFETGLKLINQHEYGNGTAIFTRDGETAREFQENVQAGMVGINIPIPVPMAFHSFGGWKRSIFGPLNVHGNDGVRFYTRMKTVTSRWPASVRLEHHESSFTMPTME from the coding sequence ATGGAACAGATTCATAATTTCATTGGTGGTGAGATAGTATCCAGCAAAAGTGGGCGTTTTGCACCGGTATTCAACCCAGCAACGGGTGAGCAAATTGCTCAGGTTGTACTTAGCAGTGCCGATGAAACAAAAAAAGCAATTGAGATTGCGAATAAAGCATTCCCTAAATGGTCAAAACTTTCCCCTTTGAAACGTTCCCGGATCTTATTCAAATTTAAAGCATTGCTGGAAGAGAATATGGATGAACTGGCTCGTTTAATTTCAAGAGAACATGGTAAAGTTTTTTCTGATGCGGTAGGTGAATTAACTCGTGGTTTGGAAGTCGTTGAATTTGCATGTGGTATCCCTCACTTACAAAAAGGTGAGCACTCAGCCAATGTTGCTACCGGTGTTGATAGCCACTCATTAATGCAACCTCTGGGGGTATGTGCGGGAATTACACCATTTAATTTCCCAGCAATGGTACCGATGTGGATGTTCCCAGTGGCTATTGCAACAGGCAATACCTTTGTTTTAAAACCATCAGAAAAAGACCCTTCTTTAGCATTAGGATTAGCTAAATTATTAAAAGAAGCAGGTTTACCTGATGGCGTATTTAACGTTGTTCAAGGGGACAAAGAATCTGTCGATGTGCTCTTAACTGCGCCAGAAGTCCAAGCCGTTAGTTTTGTTGGTTCAACACCTATTGCTGAATATATTTACACGACGGCATCTGCTCATGGCAAACGCTGTCAAGCACTCGGTGGTGCAAAAAACCATTGTATTTTAATGCCGGATGCGGACATGGGGCAGGCGGCTAATGCCATTATGGGCGCGGCATTTGGTGCAGCGGGCGAACGTTGTATGGCATTATCTGTAGTCTTAGCCGTCGGTGATGAAACAGCAGATGCGCTCATTGCTAACCTGAAAGGTCAAATTGCTAAAATGTCCGTCGGGCCAGGTATTACGCAAGGCAAAGAAAATGATATGGGTCCCGTCATTTCAGCACAGCACAAAGCTAAAATCTGTGACTATATTACTAGCGGTGAAAAACAAGGTGCGACGTTATTAGTTGATGGCCGTGATTTTAAAGTGAAAGGCTTCGAAAATGGTTATTTTGTAGGACCAACATTATTTGATAATGTCACTCCTGAGATGGACATTTATAAAGAAGAAATTTTTGGGCCTGTCTTAGCAGTAGTGCGTGTTCCAGACTTCGAAACGGGTTTGAAACTAATTAACCAACATGAATATGGAAATGGAACGGCTATTTTCACCCGTGATGGTGAAACGGCTCGTGAATTCCAAGAAAATGTCCAAGCTGGAATGGTTGGGATCAACATACCGATTCCAGTACCGATGGCATTCCACAGTTTTGGTGGTTGGAAACGTTCTATTTTTGGTCCATTAAATGTACATGGAAATGATGGTGTTCGCTTCTATACTCGCATGAAAACAGTCACTAGCCGTTGGCCTGCAAGTGTTCGCTTAGAACACCATGAAAGTAGTTTCACAATGCCAACCATGGAATAA
- the iolD gene encoding 3D-(3,5/4)-trihydroxycyclohexane-1,2-dione acylhydrolase (decyclizing): MNKQKMTTAQALVKFLNQQYVDVDGEQYPFIQGVFTIFGHGNVVGLGQALEEAPGHLRVYQGCNEQGMAHIATGFAKQKKRKQIFAVTSSVGPGAANMITAAATATANRIPLLLLPGDTFATRQPDPVLQQVEQYGDGTISTNDCFRPVSRYWDRISRPEQLMAAMVNAMRVLTDPADTGAVTICLPQDVQGEAWDYPDYFFQKRIHRIERRPPTTVSIEEAVNLIRSKKKPLLICGGGVRYSEAHEAFLQFAEDYRIPFGETQAGKSVVVASHPLNMGGIGTTGGLAANLLAKETDLVIGVGTRFTDFTTASKSLFSHPNVTFLNINVAEFDASKLDALKVVADAKEALQALDIKLKDSHYKAQWGDEIQQSKQQWKNELERLFSIQYRPLDFVPEIAGHLDDKLEEYRKTLGTELAQTRVLGLMQQYMEDDAIIVGAAGSLPGDLQRIWLPKQRDTYHLEYGYSCMGYEIAAAVGAKIAAPKQPVYAMVGDGSYLMLHSELQTAIQENIKVTILLFDNAGFGCINNLQMSQGMGSFGTENRYRNPQTGLMDGPLVKVDFAKNAESYGCKSYRVHDEEQLIAALKDAKSHSGCVLIDIKVLPKTMTDGYEAWWRTGTAQVSKKPQIVASAEKIKEMVEHKVRLY; the protein is encoded by the coding sequence ATGAATAAGCAGAAAATGACGACCGCTCAGGCGTTGGTTAAATTTCTAAACCAACAATATGTTGATGTCGATGGTGAGCAGTATCCGTTTATTCAGGGAGTATTTACGATTTTTGGCCATGGTAACGTTGTGGGTTTAGGTCAGGCGCTTGAAGAGGCGCCTGGGCATCTACGTGTTTATCAAGGTTGCAACGAGCAAGGCATGGCACATATTGCGACAGGCTTTGCCAAACAAAAAAAACGTAAACAAATTTTTGCGGTTACGTCCTCTGTTGGCCCAGGTGCTGCGAATATGATCACAGCTGCCGCAACAGCTACGGCGAATCGCATCCCACTGTTATTACTACCTGGCGATACTTTTGCAACACGTCAGCCAGATCCCGTTTTGCAGCAAGTTGAACAGTATGGCGACGGAACAATAAGCACGAATGATTGTTTTCGACCTGTCTCACGCTATTGGGATAGGATTTCACGGCCTGAACAGCTAATGGCAGCCATGGTTAATGCAATGCGGGTGTTAACGGATCCTGCGGATACTGGCGCGGTAACCATTTGTCTACCTCAAGATGTTCAAGGCGAGGCGTGGGATTACCCCGATTATTTTTTCCAAAAACGCATCCATCGTATTGAACGTAGACCACCGACAACGGTGAGTATCGAAGAAGCCGTAAATCTAATTCGTAGCAAGAAAAAACCATTACTCATCTGTGGTGGTGGGGTACGTTATTCCGAAGCTCACGAGGCATTTTTACAGTTTGCTGAAGATTACCGTATTCCATTTGGCGAAACCCAAGCGGGTAAAAGTGTCGTCGTTGCTAGTCATCCCTTGAATATGGGTGGAATTGGCACTACAGGTGGGTTAGCCGCAAACTTGTTGGCTAAAGAAACTGACTTAGTGATTGGGGTGGGGACTCGCTTTACGGATTTTACCACCGCATCTAAATCTTTATTTAGTCATCCAAATGTAACCTTCTTAAATATCAATGTTGCGGAATTCGATGCAAGTAAGTTAGATGCTTTGAAAGTTGTTGCAGATGCCAAAGAAGCACTTCAAGCACTGGATATAAAGCTGAAAGATTCTCACTATAAAGCTCAGTGGGGGGATGAAATTCAGCAGTCTAAACAACAGTGGAAAAATGAGCTGGAGCGCTTGTTTAGTATACAGTATCGGCCATTAGATTTTGTCCCTGAAATTGCAGGCCATCTTGATGATAAGCTTGAAGAATACCGTAAAACGCTAGGTACAGAACTGGCACAAACACGGGTGCTAGGCTTGATGCAGCAATACATGGAAGACGATGCCATTATTGTGGGGGCAGCAGGTTCATTACCGGGAGATTTACAACGTATTTGGCTACCAAAACAGCGAGATACTTATCATCTTGAATATGGTTATTCATGCATGGGGTATGAAATTGCCGCCGCTGTTGGTGCTAAAATCGCTGCGCCGAAGCAACCTGTTTATGCGATGGTCGGAGATGGTTCTTATTTGATGTTACACAGCGAATTACAAACCGCGATTCAGGAGAATATTAAGGTCACCATCTTACTGTTTGATAATGCAGGATTTGGTTGTATTAATAACCTGCAGATGAGCCAAGGAATGGGGAGTTTTGGTACAGAAAACCGCTACAGGAACCCACAAACGGGCTTGATGGATGGACCGTTAGTGAAGGTCGATTTTGCTAAAAACGCAGAAAGCTATGGCTGTAAAAGTTATCGGGTACATGATGAGGAACAATTGATTGCCGCACTGAAAGACGCGAAGTCCCATTCGGGCTGTGTATTGATTGATATTAAAGTACTTCCGAAAACAATGACCGATGGTTATGAAGCTTGGTGGCGCACAGGCACGGCACAAGTTTCTAAAAAGCCTCAAATAGTTGCTTCCGCTGAAAAAATTAAAGAGATGGTTGAACATAAAGTTCGTCTTTATTAA
- the iolG gene encoding inositol 2-dehydrogenase, with product MFNIALFGAGRIGQVHAVNIAGHKETKLYSVIDPYQPNAVALAEKYQAKVQTTEEAMQDPNIQGVLIASATDTHADLIELAAKHKKVIFCEKPVHLDLERVKQCLKSVKEHNVPLFIGFNRRYDPQFRHLKNLFQQGAIGKAESLIITSRDPSPPPAEYVKVSGGMFRDMTIHDFDMARFMIGEEPCSVYAQGSNVVDPAIGQAGDIDTAFIILKFPSGAMATISNSRRSGYGYDQRIELHGEKGLLTAGNIKENSVALLSEVGCLSAKPEYFFLQRYHEAYQAEWQHFVDILAGRAESETTGTDGELALYLADKALESLKTGKEVKL from the coding sequence ATGTTCAATATAGCACTATTCGGCGCAGGACGTATCGGACAGGTTCATGCTGTTAATATTGCCGGCCATAAAGAAACCAAACTTTACTCTGTTATCGACCCTTACCAACCCAATGCGGTTGCCTTGGCTGAAAAATACCAAGCCAAAGTTCAGACAACAGAAGAAGCAATGCAAGACCCTAATATACAGGGTGTTTTAATCGCTTCAGCCACAGATACTCACGCTGATCTAATCGAACTAGCAGCCAAACATAAAAAAGTGATTTTCTGTGAAAAACCTGTTCACCTCGACCTTGAGCGTGTGAAGCAGTGTTTAAAAAGCGTAAAAGAACATAACGTTCCACTGTTTATTGGTTTTAACCGTCGCTATGATCCTCAATTTCGCCACTTGAAAAATTTATTCCAACAAGGCGCGATTGGTAAAGCAGAATCTTTAATTATCACATCTCGTGACCCGTCACCACCACCTGCAGAATATGTTAAAGTCTCCGGTGGTATGTTCAGAGATATGACTATTCATGACTTTGATATGGCGCGCTTTATGATTGGCGAGGAGCCTTGCTCTGTCTACGCACAAGGCAGCAATGTTGTTGACCCTGCGATCGGCCAAGCCGGTGATATTGATACCGCGTTTATTATCTTAAAATTCCCATCAGGCGCAATGGCGACCATCTCTAACAGCCGTCGTTCAGGTTATGGCTATGACCAACGCATTGAATTACATGGTGAAAAAGGATTATTAACGGCTGGTAATATTAAAGAGAATAGTGTTGCGCTGTTAAGTGAAGTTGGGTGCTTATCGGCCAAGCCAGAGTATTTCTTCTTACAACGTTACCACGAAGCATACCAAGCAGAGTGGCAGCATTTTGTTGATATCTTAGCAGGCCGTGCGGAATCTGAAACGACAGGGACCGATGGTGAATTGGCTTTATATCTTGCAGACAAAGCACTGGAGTCACTCAAAACAGGTAAAGAAGTTAAATTGTAA